The window AACTTTCGTGCAGTTTAATGAAAGAAGAACAAGAAGGTGTCAGTACTAATTTCAACAGTTGTAGGAGGGAGACGGACAGACAAACGTCATAATATTACTAAGAAAAGAGGGGCTGGTCGTGACTATGTCACGACCAGCCCCTCTAAAAATCAATCGGTAATAATATAGCAACAAGTCAGTCTAAAGCCTACTGAAAACGCTAGAAACAGGTTTTGAACTTAAAGGACTGTACATCTTTTTTGAACGGTTCCTTTCACCCAAGATAAGAGTGCCAAATAAAGGATAAGACTTTTACAATATAGAATATAAAAACAAGGAGGGAAGTACATGTTTATAGTTAATGTTGAAGGAGCAATTTACAAAAATGAAAAATGGCTGTTAGTAAGAAGGAGTGAAAAAGAAGATCACGCAGCGGGATTGCTATCCCTTGTTGGAGGTAAGGTAGAAATAGATGGGATAACATCAAATATATTAGAAGAAACTCTAAAAAGAGAAATTACAGAAGAGGTAGGCATAGAGGTTTCAAATCTTAAGTATGTTAATAGTTCTTTATTTGAAACAGATACAGGTTTAACTGTAATAGACATTGTTTTTCTTTGCGAGCATCAATCTGGAGAGCCCTATGCTAAATGCCTGGATGAAGTAAGTGATATTTTTTGGATGTCGACACAGGAAATATTAGATGTCGCAGATCTACCAGTTTATCTAAAGGAAAACATTAAGTTGGCTGATAAAATCCTACATGGAAACTGATTTCATTTAACAAGAGGGGATAAATATTTTGACTACTATAGGACTTGTAAGGCATGGAATTACGGATTGGAATGAACTTGGGAAATCACAAGGTATATCAGATATTCCTTTAAATAATCTCGGAAAACTGCAGGCGATTGCTTTGGCAAACAGGCTTGTATTAGAAGGAGAATGGGATGTTATTGTGACAAGTGACTTATCACGTGCCAAAGAAACAGGACAAATAATCGCCGCTAAACTAAACCTACCTATCAATATATATGATAAAAGAATACGAGAAATAAACTGCGGAGAAATTGAAGGTACAACGGAAGAGGAAAGGTTAAAAAGGTGGGGGAGTAACTGGTGGAAATTAGACCTTGGAATGGAAAAGTTCGGAGATGTATCTAATAGAGGGTATGAATTTCTAACAGAATTAGCTATTACATATAGTGACAAACGAGTATTGGTAGTGAGTCATGGGGCATTAATAGGGCTTACTCTACAAAGGTTGCTACCGGAGCAGTTCCAAAAAACACAATTAGATAATACATCGTTAACTATTCTAACTATTAAACAGGGTATTTGGAACTGTTCTCTCTATAACTGTACGAAGCATTTAGATAATACTTTTAGTAACGTATAATAGAGTCCAAATAAAAATATAATCGTAGGTGAGATCATGTTCTTAAAAAGAATTGAACTTCAGCGGGATATTATTCCGTCATATAATCAGTATCCATTCTCCATTCCTTCTATTACAAACCTACATCAACTGGAATTACACAACAAAGTTACTTTTTTCGTTGGAGAAAATGGTTCAGGAAAATCTACTCTGTTAGAAGCCATTGCGGATAAATGTGAATTTAATACAGCAGGAGGGGGAAAGAATAACTATTATGACTTAAACGCATCGGAATCAGCACTTGGAGATTATATTAGACTGTCATGGCTTCCCAAAATAACAAATGGTTTCTTTCTTCGTGCTGA is drawn from Psychrobacillus sp. INOP01 and contains these coding sequences:
- a CDS encoding histidine phosphatase family protein, producing MTTIGLVRHGITDWNELGKSQGISDIPLNNLGKLQAIALANRLVLEGEWDVIVTSDLSRAKETGQIIAAKLNLPINIYDKRIREINCGEIEGTTEEERLKRWGSNWWKLDLGMEKFGDVSNRGYEFLTELAITYSDKRVLVVSHGALIGLTLQRLLPEQFQKTQLDNTSLTILTIKQGIWNCSLYNCTKHLDNTFSNV
- a CDS encoding NUDIX hydrolase, translating into MFIVNVEGAIYKNEKWLLVRRSEKEDHAAGLLSLVGGKVEIDGITSNILEETLKREITEEVGIEVSNLKYVNSSLFETDTGLTVIDIVFLCEHQSGEPYAKCLDEVSDIFWMSTQEILDVADLPVYLKENIKLADKILHGN